A window of the Mesorhizobium opportunistum WSM2075 genome harbors these coding sequences:
- a CDS encoding TetR/AcrR family transcriptional regulator has protein sequence MAEDADPARKSIGARRNPDSAEAILEAAEAVLVEAGYAGFSIEAVARRARAGKPTIYRWWPSKAALLLEVYQRQKRVDVPDTGKLEEDLVGFLENLFAHWRETSSGSVFRSLIAEAQTDETAATALASYASGRRAHTAQIIERAKARAEVAADIDPGVVADLVASYAWRHLLTNQLDEPEATIRKVVHYLLQGIAASGR, from the coding sequence ATGGCCGAGGACGCGGATCCGGCACGCAAATCGATTGGCGCCAGGCGCAATCCCGACAGCGCCGAAGCCATTCTGGAAGCCGCCGAAGCCGTGCTGGTCGAGGCCGGCTATGCCGGTTTCTCGATCGAAGCCGTGGCGCGCCGCGCCCGTGCCGGCAAGCCGACCATCTACCGCTGGTGGCCGAGCAAGGCGGCATTGCTGCTCGAAGTCTACCAGCGCCAGAAACGCGTCGATGTGCCCGATACCGGAAAACTGGAGGAGGATCTTGTCGGCTTCCTGGAGAACCTCTTCGCCCATTGGCGCGAGACATCGTCGGGCAGCGTGTTCAGGTCGCTGATCGCCGAGGCGCAGACGGACGAAACCGCGGCGACAGCCCTTGCCAGCTATGCCAGCGGACGCCGCGCCCATACCGCGCAGATCATCGAGCGCGCCAAGGCCAGGGCGGAGGTCGCGGCCGATATCGATCCGGGCGTGGTCGCCGACCTCGTCGCTTCCTATGCCTGGCGGCATCTCCTGACCAACCAGCTCGATGAGCCCGAGGCGACGATACGCAAGGTGGTCCACTATCTCCTGCAAGGCATAGCGGCATCAGGCAGATAG
- a CDS encoding GNAT family N-acetyltransferase, with the protein MLATVRRYEAAGFRAWPAAAVHYDGTWVVRLTAGHPAKRLNSVNPLDPGDTQHMADRIGRASRRFDAYGRPLTFRMSPLSGPDLASHLDKEGWNRFDESLVMRLPLAAAQLDTAMDQIPLKDISRFIGASLKVSGSDVSLRPGLSEIIGAIQPEAGLFALEDGAEPLATLICVHDGDLAGLFEVATDRSARNKGHGRNLILSALKWARLRGAREAWLQVEAGNVPALALYHSLGFEEVYRYHYRRPPGHE; encoded by the coding sequence ATGCTCGCAACCGTGCGCCGCTACGAGGCGGCCGGCTTTCGCGCCTGGCCGGCGGCCGCGGTCCATTATGACGGCACCTGGGTGGTGCGGCTGACCGCCGGCCATCCGGCCAAGCGCCTGAATTCGGTCAATCCGCTCGATCCCGGCGACACGCAGCACATGGCCGACCGCATCGGCCGCGCCAGCCGCCGTTTCGACGCCTATGGCCGGCCGCTGACCTTCCGCATGTCGCCGTTGTCGGGGCCTGATCTGGCCAGTCATCTCGACAAGGAGGGCTGGAACCGGTTCGACGAATCCCTGGTCATGCGGCTGCCGCTGGCGGCCGCGCAGCTCGACACCGCCATGGACCAGATACCGCTCAAGGACATCAGCCGCTTCATAGGCGCCTCGCTCAAGGTCAGCGGTTCGGATGTTTCGTTGCGGCCCGGCCTGTCGGAGATCATCGGCGCCATCCAGCCCGAAGCCGGGCTGTTCGCGCTCGAAGACGGGGCAGAACCGCTGGCGACGCTGATCTGCGTGCATGACGGCGATCTTGCCGGGCTGTTCGAGGTGGCGACCGACAGGTCGGCGCGCAACAAGGGCCATGGCCGCAACCTGATCTTGTCGGCGCTGAAATGGGCACGGCTGCGCGGCGCGCGGGAGGCATGGCTGCAGGTCGAGGCCGGCAACGTGCCGGCGCTGGCGCTCTACCATTCGCTCGGCTTCGAGGAAGTCTATCGCTACCACTACCGCCGGCCGCCCGGTCATGAGTGA
- a CDS encoding peptidylprolyl isomerase encodes MSLLFRRASLASLGLAFGLSALSLSPLMAQETAPAPAPADAAAPTPAAAPVDPNAVVATVNGQPLTEADLMLAEGELSQQFAQLPPEQRRAAALSAAIEIRVMAAQAVTTGLDKDPDFQRRMAFLQQRALHGEMVEKGVVAKVTDAEVRARYDQEIANTPPVNEVHARHILVKTKEEAEAIIKQLDGGADFQKLANEHTSDPSGKTSGGDLGWFGPGQMVPEFDKAAFALEVGKYTEQPVQSQFGWHVIKLEDKRTKQPPAFDDVKDQAKQAVIRDKYFALVKSLRAGAKVEIPDVKLKQAVDTMEAGK; translated from the coding sequence ATGTCCTTGTTGTTCCGCCGTGCGTCGCTTGCCAGCCTTGGTCTGGCTTTCGGGCTGTCGGCTCTTAGCCTGTCGCCGCTGATGGCGCAGGAGACCGCTCCGGCTCCCGCGCCGGCCGATGCGGCAGCTCCAACACCCGCGGCGGCGCCGGTCGACCCGAATGCCGTGGTCGCCACCGTCAACGGCCAGCCTTTGACCGAAGCCGACCTCATGCTTGCCGAAGGCGAGCTGTCGCAGCAGTTCGCGCAGCTGCCGCCCGAACAGCGCCGCGCCGCGGCACTTTCGGCGGCCATCGAGATCCGCGTCATGGCCGCCCAGGCCGTCACCACCGGTCTCGACAAGGATCCCGACTTCCAGCGCCGCATGGCCTTCCTGCAGCAGCGCGCGCTGCATGGCGAGATGGTCGAGAAGGGCGTCGTTGCCAAGGTCACCGATGCCGAAGTCCGCGCCCGCTACGACCAGGAGATCGCCAACACGCCGCCGGTCAACGAGGTGCATGCCCGTCACATCCTCGTGAAGACGAAGGAAGAGGCAGAGGCGATCATCAAGCAGCTCGATGGCGGCGCCGACTTCCAGAAGCTCGCCAACGAGCACACCAGCGATCCCTCGGGCAAGACCAGCGGCGGCGACCTCGGCTGGTTCGGACCTGGCCAGATGGTGCCGGAATTCGACAAGGCTGCCTTCGCGCTCGAGGTCGGCAAATACACCGAACAGCCGGTGCAGTCGCAGTTCGGCTGGCACGTCATCAAGCTCGAAGACAAGCGCACCAAGCAGCCGCCGGCCTTCGACGACGTCAAGGACCAGGCCAAGCAGGCGGTCATCCGCGACAAGTATTTCGCCCTGGTCAAGTCGCTGCGCGCCGGAGCCAAGGTCGAGATCCCCGATGTCAAGCTGAAGCAGGCCGTCGATACGATGGAAGCCGGCAAGTAA
- a CDS encoding caspase family protein: MGRLAILAWAFLGLLLLSADAEPQRRVALVIGNGTYAEAGTLANPVNDALDIADKLRSIGFEVIEGNDLGKRELERKIGEFSDALQGAGAGLFYYAGHGLQVDGRNYVVPVDARLDMPVKLQLEAVPIDEVLDIMEQQTKVSLVFLDACRNNPFARSLSRSATTRSATALAGLAQFDSTRGSFIAFSTAPGAVAMDGTGRNSPFAAALLRHIAEPGQSINDMMIAVRRDVVSQTREAQRPWEQGSLLERFEFVPGGGPVLSPKVAAAPAPAPQVAALERSVGDDKASIEKFLRQDYLAPDTRAMADTVRRLYGSSASIFGTRYDAAAILKMKADWFAQWASWSLGLESGSLEITPHGEDRADAAFAMRYDYVPKDKSAARLTGKARITLGLVKAEDGWRIESETSQAVQ, from the coding sequence ATGGGCAGGCTTGCGATCCTCGCTTGGGCGTTTCTGGGACTTTTGCTGCTGAGCGCCGACGCTGAGCCGCAACGGCGCGTCGCGCTCGTCATCGGCAACGGCACCTATGCCGAAGCCGGCACGCTCGCCAATCCGGTGAACGACGCACTCGATATCGCCGATAAGCTGCGCTCGATCGGCTTCGAGGTCATCGAAGGCAACGATCTCGGCAAGCGCGAGCTCGAACGCAAGATCGGCGAGTTCTCGGATGCCCTGCAGGGCGCCGGCGCCGGGCTTTTCTACTATGCCGGCCATGGCCTGCAGGTCGACGGCCGCAATTACGTGGTGCCGGTCGACGCCAGGCTCGACATGCCGGTGAAGCTCCAGCTCGAAGCGGTGCCGATCGACGAAGTCCTCGACATCATGGAACAGCAGACCAAGGTCAGCCTGGTGTTTCTCGATGCCTGCCGCAACAATCCGTTTGCCCGCAGCCTGAGCCGCAGCGCCACAACCCGCTCGGCGACCGCGCTGGCAGGGCTGGCGCAATTCGATTCGACGCGCGGCTCCTTCATCGCCTTCTCGACGGCGCCGGGTGCGGTCGCCATGGACGGTACCGGGCGCAACTCGCCCTTCGCCGCCGCCTTGCTGCGGCACATCGCCGAGCCCGGCCAGAGCATCAACGACATGATGATCGCGGTGCGCCGCGACGTGGTCTCGCAAACGCGCGAGGCCCAGCGACCATGGGAACAGGGTTCGCTGCTCGAACGCTTCGAGTTCGTGCCGGGCGGCGGGCCGGTGCTGTCGCCCAAGGTGGCGGCGGCGCCCGCGCCAGCCCCGCAGGTCGCTGCACTCGAGCGCTCCGTGGGCGACGACAAAGCCTCGATCGAAAAATTCCTGCGCCAGGATTATCTGGCGCCGGACACCAGGGCGATGGCCGACACCGTCCGGCGGCTCTACGGTTCGTCCGCCTCCATTTTCGGCACACGCTACGACGCCGCCGCCATCCTCAAGATGAAGGCCGACTGGTTTGCGCAATGGGCTTCGTGGTCGCTTGGCCTGGAATCCGGCAGCCTGGAGATCACGCCGCATGGGGAGGATCGCGCCGATGCCGCTTTCGCCATGCGCTACGACTATGTGCCGAAGGACAAGTCGGCGGCACGGCTGACCGGCAAGGCGCGCATCACGCTCGGGCTGGTCAAGGCCGAGGACGGGTGGCGCATCGAGTCGGAAACCTCTCAAGCGGTGCAATGA
- a CDS encoding lipopolysaccharide biosynthesis protein, giving the protein MRFSAATTAGRFLPQRLALRMGPLLDRIDAVLFTADERGEAGRMSVIAFSIRIVSAVIAFVSQVLMARWMGSFEYGIFVLVWVTMVIVGNLACLGFHTSVIRFIPEYRERGLMDELRGIVVASRLFVLIASTIIAGLGALGVWLAAPWIENYYVIPFVLGVICLPMIALSDLLQGLARANSWALFALSPTYLIRPVLILLFMALMLFAGYAPDAKTAIFASIAATYVTTLAQLIGVTQRMERKIPAGPMKVHFAQWFVVSLPIFLVESFFFLLTNADVLMVGAYMDPNDVAVYFATVKTLALVHFVYFAVKAGVAQRYAQFTHGEPEKLAAFARETVSWTFWPSLLMALLVLALGEPMLVLFGPEFTSGYPLLFLLVFGVVARAAVGPCESLLTMSGNQNICAAVYAMTLAFNIGLNVVLIPLFGLWGAAMATAFAMIFEAGALSFTVWRKLGIVMAIFVPVKGAA; this is encoded by the coding sequence GTGCGCTTTTCCGCGGCCACGACTGCCGGGCGGTTCTTGCCGCAGCGCTTGGCGCTGCGCATGGGGCCGTTGCTCGACCGCATCGATGCCGTGCTGTTCACCGCCGACGAGCGCGGCGAAGCCGGCCGCATGTCGGTTATCGCCTTCTCCATTCGCATCGTCAGCGCCGTCATCGCCTTCGTCAGCCAGGTGCTGATGGCGCGCTGGATGGGCTCGTTCGAATACGGCATCTTCGTCCTCGTCTGGGTGACGATGGTCATCGTCGGCAACCTCGCCTGCCTCGGCTTCCACACCTCGGTCATCCGCTTCATCCCCGAATACCGCGAGCGCGGCCTGATGGATGAGCTGCGCGGCATCGTCGTCGCCAGCCGCCTGTTCGTGCTGATCGCCTCGACGATCATCGCCGGGCTCGGCGCGCTGGGCGTCTGGCTGGCCGCACCATGGATCGAGAACTACTACGTGATACCGTTCGTCCTGGGCGTCATCTGCCTGCCGATGATCGCGCTGTCGGACCTGCTGCAAGGGCTGGCGCGGGCCAATTCATGGGCGCTGTTCGCCCTGTCGCCGACCTACCTGATACGCCCCGTGCTGATCCTGCTGTTCATGGCGCTGATGCTTTTCGCCGGCTACGCGCCCGACGCCAAGACAGCGATCTTCGCCTCGATCGCCGCCACCTATGTCACCACGCTCGCCCAACTCATCGGCGTCACCCAGCGCATGGAGCGGAAGATCCCCGCTGGGCCGATGAAGGTGCATTTCGCGCAATGGTTCGTCGTCTCGCTGCCGATCTTCCTGGTCGAGAGCTTCTTCTTCCTGCTCACCAACGCCGATGTGCTGATGGTCGGCGCCTATATGGATCCCAATGACGTCGCCGTCTATTTCGCCACGGTCAAGACGCTGGCGCTGGTGCATTTCGTCTATTTCGCGGTCAAGGCCGGCGTCGCCCAGCGCTACGCGCAGTTCACCCATGGCGAGCCCGAAAAGCTTGCAGCCTTCGCCCGCGAGACGGTGTCGTGGACCTTCTGGCCCTCGCTGCTGATGGCGCTGCTGGTGCTGGCGCTGGGCGAACCGATGCTGGTGCTGTTCGGTCCCGAATTCACATCGGGCTATCCGCTCTTGTTCCTGCTCGTCTTCGGCGTCGTGGCGCGCGCCGCCGTCGGGCCTTGCGAGAGCCTGCTCACCATGAGCGGCAACCAGAACATCTGTGCCGCCGTCTATGCCATGACATTGGCCTTCAACATCGGCCTCAACGTCGTGCTCATCCCGCTCTTCGGCCTGTGGGGCGCGGCGATGGCCACCGCCTTCGCCATGATCTTCGAGGCCGGCGCGCTGTCTTTCACGGTCTGGCGCAAGCTCGGCATCGTCATGGCGATCTTCGTGCCAGTCAAAGGAGCCGCGTGA
- a CDS encoding GNAT family N-acetyltransferase — protein MAAVPLLEETSGGTAGAMVSGLAGLARDADPAHIEILANNRPERKLAIYPASAGFDLVEELDYLCARTIEPNVFFNPRFLAPAMPRLEDREVRLAVIRDGDEYRNRLRLLVPFSVERPVVPLGVPVMRTWSSPFGPLGTPLIDRDDPVGVVEDFFAMLSRPHLKLPKVFVLPDIRLDGPVASLLGTVAETRGLMLVTTGQTQRPALESELDGDDYLKASLRAHHYREFRRLKRRLGDLGKLEHVVARGPEEIRHAIESFLTLEASGWKGRERTAMAIDRFRAAFAREAVHRLAEQDMCRIHSLTLDGRTIACLIVFVEAGVAYTWKTAYDETLAAYSPGTLLMIEVTKQHLDDPNIMMTDSCAVPDHPVMSRLWTERKPIGTLVIGLTPDADRLARQAASQLHLYRETRNMARLLRNRMKSLLRRR, from the coding sequence ATGGCCGCAGTCCCCCTGCTCGAGGAAACCAGTGGCGGTACGGCCGGCGCCATGGTGTCCGGCCTTGCCGGGCTGGCGCGCGACGCCGACCCTGCCCATATCGAAATCCTCGCCAACAACCGGCCCGAGCGCAAGCTCGCCATCTATCCGGCATCGGCCGGCTTCGACCTGGTCGAGGAACTGGATTATCTCTGCGCCCGCACGATCGAGCCGAACGTTTTCTTCAACCCGCGTTTCCTGGCTCCGGCCATGCCCCGGCTGGAGGATCGCGAGGTGCGGCTGGCGGTGATCCGCGACGGCGACGAATACCGCAACCGGCTGCGCCTCCTGGTGCCGTTCTCGGTGGAACGCCCGGTGGTGCCGCTTGGCGTTCCGGTCATGCGCACCTGGTCGAGCCCGTTCGGTCCGCTCGGCACGCCGCTGATCGACCGCGACGATCCGGTCGGCGTGGTCGAGGATTTCTTCGCGATGCTGTCGCGCCCGCACCTGAAGCTGCCGAAGGTCTTCGTCCTGCCCGACATCAGGCTCGACGGTCCGGTGGCGAGCCTGCTTGGCACCGTGGCCGAGACACGCGGCCTGATGCTGGTCACCACCGGCCAGACGCAGCGCCCCGCGCTGGAGAGCGAACTCGACGGCGACGACTATCTGAAGGCCTCGCTGCGCGCGCACCATTACCGCGAATTCCGCCGCCTGAAGCGGCGCCTCGGCGACCTCGGCAAGCTGGAGCATGTGGTGGCGCGCGGCCCCGAAGAGATCCGCCACGCCATCGAAAGCTTCCTGACGCTGGAAGCGTCCGGCTGGAAGGGCCGCGAGCGCACCGCCATGGCGATCGACCGTTTCCGCGCCGCCTTCGCGCGCGAGGCCGTGCATCGGCTCGCCGAGCAGGACATGTGCCGCATCCATTCGCTGACGCTCGACGGCCGCACCATCGCCTGCCTGATCGTCTTCGTCGAAGCCGGCGTCGCCTATACCTGGAAGACGGCCTATGACGAGACGTTGGCCGCCTATTCGCCGGGCACGCTGTTGATGATCGAAGTGACGAAGCAGCACCTCGACGATCCCAACATCATGATGACCGATTCCTGCGCCGTGCCGGACCATCCGGTGATGAGCCGGCTGTGGACCGAGCGCAAGCCGATCGGCACGCTGGTGATCGGACTGACGCCGGACGCCGACCGCCTGGCGCGCCAGGCCGCCTCGCAGCTGCATCTCTACCGTGAAACCCGCAACATGGCCCGCCTGCTGCGCAACCGCATGAAGAGCCTGCTGCGGCGTCGGTGA
- a CDS encoding (deoxy)nucleoside triphosphate pyrophosphohydrolase, translated as MNDLASTGKRLLLVAACALVDADGRVLLAQRPPGKQLAGLWEFPGGKVEPGETPEQCLIRELQEEIGIETEIPCLAPLTFASHSYDDFHLLMPLFICRRFRGIAQPREGQALKWVRPKQMRDYPMPPADAPLIPFLIDLL; from the coding sequence ATGAATGATCTAGCAAGTACGGGCAAGCGCCTGCTGCTGGTCGCGGCCTGCGCGCTGGTCGATGCCGACGGCCGCGTGCTGCTGGCGCAGCGACCGCCAGGCAAGCAGCTTGCCGGCCTGTGGGAATTCCCCGGCGGCAAGGTCGAGCCCGGCGAGACGCCGGAACAATGCCTCATCCGCGAACTGCAGGAGGAGATCGGCATCGAGACCGAGATCCCATGTCTGGCGCCACTCACCTTCGCCAGCCATTCCTATGACGACTTCCATCTTCTGATGCCGCTGTTCATCTGCCGCCGTTTCCGCGGCATTGCCCAGCCCAGGGAAGGGCAGGCGCTGAAATGGGTGCGGCCCAAGCAGATGCGCGACTACCCGATGCCTCCGGCCGATGCTCCGCTGATCCCGTTCCTCATCGATCTCCTGTGA
- the secA gene encoding preprotein translocase subunit SecA, which produces MVSLGGLARKVFGSSNDRRVKSTRPRVEAINAMENEMRALSDAELAGRTAKFRQDIANGASLDDLLVPAFATAREAARRVLGMRPFDVQLIGGMVLHNGGIAEMRTGEGKTLVATLPVYLNALAGNGVHVVTVNDYLATRDSEWMGRVYKFLGLSVGVIVHGLSDEERRVAYASDVTYATNNELGFDYLRDNMKYERAQMVQRGHNYAIVDEVDSILVDEARTPLIISGPLEDRSEMYNTIDTFIIQLQPQDYEIDEKQKTSIFTEEGTEKLENLLRDADLLKGESLYDVENVAIVHHVNNALKAHRLFQRDKDYIVRNGEIVIIDEFTGRMMPGRRYSEGLHQALEAKEHVAIQPENQTLASVTFQNYFRLYKKLSGMTGTALTEAEEFGNIYGLEVTEIPTNLPVIRIDEDDEVYRTVEEKYKAIVKEIREASAKGQPTLVGTTSIEKSEQLAERLRKEGFKDFEVLNARHHEREAAIVAQAGKPGAITIATNMAGRGTDIKLGGNAEMRIAEELGDMPEGPEREAREKEINADVERLKEKALAAGGLYVLATERHESRRIDNQLRGRSGRQGDPGRSKFFLSLQDDLMRIFGSERMDGMLQKLGLKEDEAIIHPWINKALEKAQKKVEARNFDIRKNLLKYDDVSNDQRKVVFEQRIELMDGEGLSETIAEMREGVIDEIVAKAIPENAYAEQWDVAGLKAEVAEFLNLDLPIEDWAKEEGIAEDDIRERITQAAEAAAKERAERFGPEVMNYVERSVVLQTLDHLWREHIVNLDHLRSVVGFRGYAQRDPLQEYKSEAFELFQAMLGNLRQAVTAQLMRVELVRQAAEAPPPEAPDMFGSHIDGTTGENDFGDGETALLVRQEQNAIVAPEDRDPNNQATWGKVGRNEACPCGSGKKYKHCHGAFV; this is translated from the coding sequence ATGGTCAGTCTCGGCGGTCTCGCCCGTAAGGTTTTCGGTTCCTCCAACGACCGTCGGGTCAAATCGACCCGGCCCCGCGTCGAGGCGATCAACGCCATGGAAAACGAGATGCGGGCTCTTTCCGACGCCGAGCTTGCCGGCCGCACGGCAAAGTTCCGCCAGGATATCGCCAATGGCGCCAGCCTTGACGACCTTCTGGTCCCGGCCTTCGCCACCGCCCGCGAAGCGGCGCGCCGCGTGCTCGGCATGCGCCCTTTCGACGTCCAGCTGATCGGCGGCATGGTGCTGCACAATGGCGGCATCGCCGAGATGCGCACCGGCGAGGGCAAGACGCTGGTCGCGACGCTGCCGGTCTACCTCAACGCACTCGCCGGCAATGGCGTCCATGTCGTTACCGTCAACGACTATCTCGCCACCCGTGACTCCGAATGGATGGGCCGGGTCTACAAATTCCTCGGCCTCTCGGTCGGCGTCATCGTCCACGGCCTGTCGGACGAAGAGCGCCGCGTCGCCTACGCGTCCGACGTCACCTATGCCACCAACAACGAACTCGGCTTCGACTATCTGCGCGACAACATGAAATACGAGCGCGCCCAGATGGTGCAGCGCGGTCACAATTACGCGATCGTCGACGAAGTCGATTCGATCCTGGTCGACGAGGCGCGCACGCCGCTGATCATTTCCGGTCCGCTCGAGGACCGTTCGGAAATGTACAACACCATCGACACCTTCATCATCCAGCTGCAGCCGCAGGATTATGAGATCGACGAGAAGCAGAAGACCTCGATCTTCACCGAGGAAGGCACCGAGAAGCTGGAGAACCTGCTGCGCGACGCCGACCTTTTGAAGGGCGAGTCGCTCTACGACGTCGAGAACGTCGCCATCGTCCACCACGTCAACAACGCGCTGAAGGCGCACCGCCTGTTCCAGCGTGACAAGGACTACATCGTGCGCAACGGCGAGATCGTCATCATCGACGAGTTCACCGGCCGCATGATGCCCGGCCGCCGCTATTCGGAAGGCCTGCACCAGGCGCTGGAAGCCAAGGAGCATGTGGCGATCCAGCCGGAGAACCAGACGCTGGCCTCAGTCACCTTCCAGAACTACTTCCGCCTCTACAAGAAGCTTTCCGGCATGACCGGCACGGCGCTGACCGAGGCCGAGGAATTCGGCAACATCTACGGCCTCGAAGTCACCGAGATCCCGACCAACCTGCCGGTCATCCGCATAGACGAGGACGACGAGGTCTACCGGACGGTCGAGGAGAAGTACAAGGCGATCGTCAAGGAGATCCGCGAGGCCAGTGCCAAGGGCCAGCCGACGCTGGTCGGCACGACCTCGATCGAGAAGTCCGAGCAGCTGGCCGAGCGCCTGCGCAAGGAAGGCTTCAAGGACTTCGAGGTGCTGAACGCCCGCCACCATGAGCGCGAGGCGGCCATCGTTGCCCAGGCCGGCAAGCCCGGCGCCATCACCATCGCCACCAACATGGCCGGCCGCGGCACCGACATCAAGCTCGGTGGCAATGCCGAGATGCGCATCGCCGAGGAACTGGGCGACATGCCTGAAGGCCCCGAGCGCGAGGCGCGGGAAAAAGAGATCAACGCCGATGTCGAGCGGCTGAAGGAGAAGGCGCTGGCCGCCGGCGGCCTTTACGTGCTGGCCACCGAACGCCATGAATCGCGCCGCATCGACAACCAGCTTCGTGGCCGCTCAGGCCGCCAGGGCGACCCCGGCCGCTCGAAATTCTTCCTGTCGCTGCAGGACGACCTGATGCGCATCTTCGGCTCCGAGCGCATGGATGGCATGCTGCAGAAGCTCGGCCTCAAGGAAGACGAGGCGATCATCCATCCCTGGATCAACAAGGCGCTGGAAAAGGCGCAGAAGAAGGTCGAGGCGCGCAACTTCGACATCCGCAAGAACTTGTTGAAGTATGACGACGTCTCCAACGACCAGCGCAAGGTCGTGTTCGAGCAGCGCATCGAATTGATGGACGGCGAAGGCCTCTCCGAAACCATCGCCGAGATGCGCGAAGGCGTCATCGACGAAATCGTCGCCAAGGCCATCCCCGAAAACGCCTATGCCGAGCAGTGGGATGTCGCCGGCCTGAAGGCAGAGGTCGCCGAATTCCTCAATCTCGACCTGCCGATCGAGGACTGGGCCAAGGAAGAAGGCATCGCCGAGGACGACATCCGCGAGCGCATCACCCAGGCCGCCGAGGCCGCCGCCAAGGAACGCGCCGAACGCTTCGGCCCGGAGGTGATGAACTATGTCGAGCGTTCGGTCGTGCTGCAGACGCTCGACCATCTGTGGCGCGAGCACATCGTCAACCTCGACCACCTTCGCTCCGTCGTCGGCTTCCGAGGCTACGCCCAGCGCGATCCGCTGCAGGAGTACAAGAGCGAGGCCTTCGAGCTGTTCCAGGCGATGCTGGGCAATCTGCGCCAGGCCGTCACCGCGCAGCTGATGCGCGTCGAACTGGTCCGCCAGGCCGCCGAAGCACCGCCTCCGGAAGCCCCCGACATGTTCGGCAGCCATATCGACGGCACCACCGGCGAGAATGATTTCGGCGACGGCGAGACCGCCCTCCTGGTGCGCCAGGAGCAAAACGCCATCGTCGCCCCCGAGGACCGTGACCCGAACAACCAGGCCACCTGGGGCAAGGTCGGCCGCAACGAAGCCTGCCCCTGCGGCTCGGGGAAGAAGTACAAGCATTGTCATGGAGCGTTTGTCTAA
- the argJ gene encoding bifunctional glutamate N-acetyltransferase/amino-acid acetyltransferase ArgJ: MSTTISPLAPKKYPKMPVIEGVRIATAEAGIKYKNRTDLLAMVFDAGTTVAGVFTKSKCPSAPVDFCRQNLGAGKARVLVVNSGNANAFTGKKGRESTTLTGEAAAKAAGCTAGEVFLASTGVIGEPLDTTKFSHLLAGLVSNGKPDLWTEAAKAIMTTDTYPKVATQTVKLGDIDVTINGISKGAGMIAPDMATMLSFVATDAPIAAPVLQDLLSRGTAKTFNAVTVDSDTSTSDTLLIFATGKAAQRGAPEITDPRDARLGAFRRALGKVLKSLALQVVRDGEGARKQVEVTVTGAKSARSAKRIALSIANSPLVKTAVAGEDANWGRVVMAVGKAGEPADRDRLSIWFGDNRLAYEGERDAAYSEEKTSAYMKRDDIRIRADIGIGRGKATVWTCDLTKEYVAINGDYRS, from the coding sequence ATGTCCACGACGATTTCGCCGCTCGCGCCGAAGAAATACCCCAAGATGCCTGTTATCGAAGGCGTGCGCATCGCCACCGCCGAAGCGGGGATAAAGTACAAGAACCGCACCGACCTCCTGGCCATGGTCTTCGACGCGGGCACCACGGTCGCGGGCGTGTTCACGAAGTCGAAGTGCCCCTCGGCGCCGGTCGATTTCTGCCGGCAGAACCTTGGCGCCGGCAAGGCCCGGGTGCTGGTCGTCAATTCCGGCAACGCCAATGCCTTCACCGGCAAGAAGGGCCGCGAGTCCACCACGCTGACGGGGGAGGCGGCGGCCAAGGCGGCCGGCTGCACGGCGGGAGAGGTCTTCCTGGCGTCGACCGGTGTCATCGGCGAACCGCTCGACACCACGAAATTCAGCCATCTGCTGGCCGGCCTGGTCAGCAACGGCAAGCCGGATCTGTGGACCGAGGCGGCCAAGGCCATCATGACCACGGACACCTATCCGAAAGTGGCGACGCAGACCGTCAAGCTCGGCGACATCGATGTCACCATCAACGGCATTTCCAAGGGCGCCGGCATGATCGCGCCGGACATGGCGACGATGCTGTCCTTCGTCGCCACCGATGCGCCGATCGCGGCTCCGGTGCTGCAGGATCTTTTGTCGCGCGGCACCGCCAAGACCTTCAACGCCGTCACCGTCGACAGCGACACCTCGACCAGCGACACGCTGCTGATCTTTGCCACCGGCAAGGCTGCCCAACGCGGTGCGCCCGAAATCACCGATCCCAGGGATGCCCGTCTCGGCGCGTTCCGCCGGGCGCTCGGCAAGGTGCTGAAGTCGCTGGCGCTGCAGGTGGTGCGTGACGGCGAGGGCGCCCGCAAGCAGGTCGAGGTCACCGTCACCGGCGCGAAATCGGCCCGCTCGGCCAAGCGCATCGCACTGTCGATCGCCAATTCGCCGCTGGTCAAGACGGCGGTTGCCGGCGAGGACGCCAATTGGGGCCGCGTCGTCATGGCCGTCGGCAAGGCCGGCGAGCCAGCCGATCGCGACAGGCTGTCGATCTGGTTCGGCGACAACCGGCTGGCATATGAGGGCGAACGCGATGCGGCCTATTCGGAAGAGAAGACTTCGGCCTACATGAAGCGCGACGACATCCGCATCCGCGCCGATATCGGCATCGGCCGCGGCAAGGCGACGGTGTGGACCTGCGATCTCACCAAGGAATATGTCGCCATCAACGGCGATTACAGGAGCTGA